TGAGCTATATTCTCACCAAAAATTGAAAGGTAAAAGGCCTAGGTGATCTAGCTATCTCCTCTAATATGCCAGTTAATACCCGGCAGAAACTAACGGAGAGAAATTACGGGGATTGGGGCAGAGCCTCTGCCACCGCAGGTTGAGCCATAATGAGAAATACAGATGATAAATATGTCTATAcagtaatagcagcagtagtacTAGCAATAGAACCAACTAGGAGatcctcatcgtcatcgtaGAGGTCTTCAGCATTTGGAACAAGTTCCTTAAGGTCTTTTTTCATGGAATAGGCATCCTCGCCATCAGCATAGTAGCTGTGCTCGATTTCAACAAGTTCGAATTTAAGAGTTTCTCTGTAAAGATGAATAGCAGCCTTGTTGGACTGTCTGACGTGAAGAGACACATATTGAGCACCGTAACTTTCAACCAAGGCTCTCAGAGCCTGTCGTAGCAGTTTGGCAGCGATACCCATTCGTCGGTATGTTCTCATGACAGATAAACTGGTAATATGAGCATGTGGAATATAAGGACCAGCATTAGGgtcatcattattatcgTCTTCCATTTTAGCTAGAACGTAACCAACAATACGCTCCTCACCTGATGAAGTTTGAACTGTTGCAACATATGAACCTTGGGGCCACGATAGAGCATGGTACAAGTAATATTTCAGTGTATAATTTTCAGGGAGATTGGTTAGGTTGGCATTCTGCATACCTTGCAAGTCATGAACTGTGGCTTCTCTTATCTGAACCATCTTGTtcgttttttgtttttgattttgagatTAAATCAAGTTTTTGGTCGAGAAGTTAAGCTGTGAGGTCTGTGAGTAACATATGATCTGACGAGAATTTCATTACTCGCTATTAGAATATTGGCGTAGAGCTAGCTTGAGCGGTCTTCCTGGCTAAACGTAAACTCTCACTATTATTTCTCTTTAGCTGGAGCAATTGAGATTATTGCTAAAATTTTATCTATACTTGGGTTTCTACTTATGTTTCTATTCTAGATTGAAAGATGCTTCATCCAACTCCTTTTAGAATACACTTGAGATCCTGACCCTCATGCCATGTATTGATCGGCAGGGACCAAGATTGAAACTCAACAAATAGGTCGTTGTCGGACATTCCcatgaaataaattttttGCTTCAAAATCTGCTTCTCCTACTTTGTCTGAATAGTTTGTGGTATATATACTAATGCCTGAGTAGTAAAAGTACCCCGGAATCATCAAAAGTTACCACTTATATGTATTTCAATATAATGCAGCTTGCGGGGAGGATCATGAGCATGAGATGCAAATCCCATTCACGAGTCgacaacatcatcatcatcgtcactTTTGACACAAGAAATTGCAATGGCAACAGCACTAGATCGGGTTCTGACACGGAGTGGGCCGTTTGTATATGATGAATTTGTTCCTGGCAGTGAAGTTACAGACTTCCTTAGTAAGATCAAGGTCTTGTAAGTGTACATAATGCGATTGAAATTGGATCACACCAAAGAGTTATTCCCTCTAATTCTGTCGAGCTTGGTCTCTTATAAACAGCCTCTGAGACTATTTGAAGAGTACAAACTGGATCTGGAGATAAGTTACAAAGAAACTAACATATATCAGAGTCATTGGCGCCGGCGGATTAGGCTGTGAGATTCTCAAGAATCTAGCGCTATCAGGATTCAAGGACATTCATGTTATTGACATGGATACAATTGATCTGTCAAATTTGAATCGGCAGTTTTTGTTTCGCGAGAGTGATATTGGGCGCAGTAAAGCCATTGTTGCTTCAGAGTTCATTATGAAGAGAGTCAAGGGAGTTAAAGTGACGCCCTATTTCGGGAAAATTCAAGATAAAGACGATGCTTACTATATGCAATTTACTTTGGTTATCTGCGGTTTAGATAGTGTGGAAGCTCGACGATGGATCAATGCTACCCTGGTGAATCTAGTAGATTCTGATGTGCCTGAATCTCTGAAACCTTTGATAGATGGTGGTACTGAAGGTTTCAAAGGCCAGGCGAGAGTTATTTTACCAACAGTAACATCGTGCTATGAGTGCTCATTAGACATGCTCGGAAAACAAATCACATATCCGATTTGTACTATAGCCAATACTCCACGGGTTGCAGAGCACTGTATTGAATGGGCTAGTGTCATTCAATGGCCACTAAAGTTCCCAGACCGTAAAATAGATACAGACTCTCCTGAAGATGTGAAATGGGTATACGAACTGGCTCTTTCACGAGCTAAACAACATAACATTTCAGGGGTTACCTACACACTGACACAAGGAGTAATCAAACGTATCATTCCAGCCATTGCTTCCACGAATGC
The Sugiyamaella lignohabitans strain CBS 10342 chromosome A, complete sequence genome window above contains:
- the ARD1 gene encoding Ard1p (Subunit of protein N-terminal acetyltransferase NatA; NatA is comprised of Nat1p, Ard1p, and Nat5p; acetylates many proteins and thus affects telomeric silencing, cell cycle, heat-shock resistance, mating, and sporulation; human Ard1p levels are elevated in cancer cells; protein abundance increases in response to DNA replication stress; GO_component: GO:0031415 - NatA complex [Evidence IDA] [PMID 14517307]; GO_component: GO:0005737 - cytoplasm [Evidence IEA,IEA]; GO_component: GO:0022626 - cytosolic ribosome [Evidence IDA] [PMID 14517307]; GO_function: GO:0008080 - N-acetyltransferase activity [Evidence IEA]; GO_function: GO:0004596 - peptide alpha-N-acetyltransferase activity [Evidence IEA]; GO_function: GO:0004596 - peptide alpha-N-acetyltransferase activity [Evidence IDA,IMP] [PMID 2551674]; GO_function: GO:0061607 - peptide alpha-N-propionyltransferase activity [Evidence IMP] [PMID 23043182]; GO_function: GO:0016740 - transferase activity [Evidence IEA]; GO_function: GO:0016746 - transferase activity, transferring acyl groups [Evidence IEA]; GO_process: GO:0006474 - N-terminal protein amino acid acetylation [Evidence IDA,IMP] [PMID 2551674]; GO_process: GO:0061606 - N-terminal protein amino acid propionylation [Evidence IMP] [PMID 23043182]; GO_process: GO:0016573 - histone acetylation [Evidence IMP] [PMID 17652096]), translated to MVQIREATVHDLQGMQNANLTNLPENYTLKYYLYHALSWPQGSYVATVQTSSGEERIVGYVLAKMEDDNNDDPNAGPYIPHAHITSLSVMRTYRRMGIAAKLLRQALRALVESYGAQYVSLHVRQSNKAAIHLYRETLKFELVEIEHSYYADGEDAYSMKKDLKELVPNAEDLYDDDEDLLVGSIASTTAAITV
- the UBA3 gene encoding NEDD8-activating protein UBA3 (Protein that activates Rub1p (NEDD8) before neddylation; acts together with Ula1p; may play a role in protein degradation; GFP-fusion protein localizes to the cytoplasm in a punctate pattern; GO_component: GO:0005737 - cytoplasm [Evidence IDA] [PMID 14562095]; GO_function: GO:0005524 - ATP binding [Evidence IEA,IEA]; GO_function: GO:0019781 - NEDD8 activating enzyme activity [Evidence IDA,ISS] [PMID 9545234]; GO_function: GO:0016881 - acid-amino acid ligase activity [Evidence IEA]; GO_function: GO:0003824 - catalytic activity [Evidence IEA]; GO_function: GO:0016874 - ligase activity [Evidence IEA]; GO_function: GO:0000166 - nucleotide binding [Evidence IEA]; GO_function: GO:0008641 - small protein activating enzyme activity [Evidence IEA]; GO_process: GO:0006464 - cellular protein modification process [Evidence IEA]; GO_process: GO:0045116 - protein neddylation [Evidence IEA]; GO_process: GO:0045116 - protein neddylation [Evidence IDA,IMP,ISS] [PMID 9545234]), with protein sequence MDTIDLSNLNRQFLFRESDIGRSKAIVASEFIMKRVKGVKVTPYFGKIQDKDDAYYMQFTLVICGLDSVEARRWINATLVNLVDSDVPESLKPLIDGGTEGFKGQARVILPTVTSCYECSLDMLGKQITYPICTIANTPRVAEHCIEWASVIQWPLKFPDRKIDTDSPEDVKWVYELALSRAKQHNISGVTYTLTQGVIKRIIPAIASTNAVIAASCCNEAFKIVTSCNPYLNNYMMYSGNDSVYTYTFEHQKKESCPVCGSRASPITVDSSQTLEEFLLSLADRPETKSPSPSIRTASKSLYMRKPPALEELTRENLTKSLHDLFDSGDELVISDPALPFSLRLVVNFQ